GTGGGCGCCGCGCAGGGTCTCGCGCTTGAGGGTGGCGTGGAAGCTCTCGCAGGCGGCGTTGTCGGCGGAGGTGCCGACCGAGCCCATGGACTGGGTGACCCCCAACTCGCCGCACAAGTCGGCGAATTCACGCGATGTGTACTGGGCGCCGTGATCGGAGTGGAAGATCGCGCCGCTCAGACCGCCGCGGGTGGCGGCTGCCATGTGCAGGGCGTCGGCGACGAGTTCGGTGCGCATGTGGGCGGCGATGGACCAGCCGACCACCCGGCGGCTGAAGCAGTCCAGGACAGTGGCCAGATAGAGGAAGTCGCCGTCCCCGGTGGGAAGGTAGGTGATGTCGCCCATGTACTTGATCCCGGGCGCGGGGGCGGTGAAGTCCCGCTGGAACAGGTCCGGGACCGGTGTCACCGACGGCTCCGGGATCGTGGTGCGGACCCGTCTTCGCAGGCGTATGCCCGCTATGGAGAACTTGCGCATCACGCGGGCCACCCGTTTCTCATTGATCTTGCGGCCCTCGGCACGGAGCTCGGCGGTGATCCGCGGGGAGCCGTAGGCACCGTCGGAGTCGGCGTGGACGGCGCGGATCTGTTCGGCCAGGGCCCGGTCGGCGGCCTGCCGCGCGGTCCGCGCGTCGGCCGCGTCCCGCCACTTGTAGTAGCTGGAACGGTTCACGCCCAGCACCTGGCACAACCGCTTCACGCCGAAGGCGTCCCGGTGGTCGTGGACGAACTGGAAGCGGTTCACCAGTTCGTCTCGCCGG
This genomic stretch from Streptomyces deccanensis harbors:
- a CDS encoding IS3 family transposase (programmed frameshift) — translated: MAMKDYSDEFKADAVALYESTPGATYKSIAADLGINRATLREWVLRDRERRGVAPAAARSGGAAPARAGQPAPSADPDERIRQLEARVAELEASERKLATERDILRKAAKYFAGGDELVNRFQFVHDHRDAFGVKRLCQVLGVNRSSYYKWRDAADARTARQAADRALAEQIRAVHADSDGAYGSPRITAELRAEGRKINEKRVARVMRKFSIAGIRLRRRVRTTIPEPSVTPVPDLFQRDFTAPAPGIKYMGDITYLPTGDGDFLYLATVLDCFSRRVVGWSIAAHMRTELVADALHMAAATRGGLSGAIFHSDHGAQYTSREFADLCGELGVTQSMGSVGTSADNAACESFHATLKRETLRGAHHYPGAELCRRTVFRWLTRYNTRRRHSANGHLSPMAYENQHRQESDKLTLAA